One part of the Sporosarcina ureae genome encodes these proteins:
- a CDS encoding response regulator has product MKIIIADDHAVVRTGFMHILNFQEDMEVVATAADGLEAYELVAKHRPDIILLDLSMPPGQSGLIATGKIHEDFPETKIVILTMYDDEEYMFHVLKNGASGYILKNAPDEELLHAIREVYDGGTYVHPSMATSLVREFVTKGPKEADEDDPFKILSKREIEILPLVAKGYGNKEIAEMLYISVKTVEAHKAKMMDKLQLKSRPELVEYALRKKFLSF; this is encoded by the coding sequence GTGAAAATCATAATAGCTGATGATCATGCAGTCGTCCGCACAGGTTTCATGCACATATTGAATTTCCAGGAGGATATGGAAGTCGTAGCAACAGCTGCAGATGGATTGGAAGCGTATGAACTGGTTGCTAAACATAGACCGGATATTATTTTACTGGATCTAAGCATGCCTCCTGGACAAAGTGGATTAATTGCGACAGGCAAAATTCATGAAGACTTCCCTGAAACGAAAATTGTTATTTTGACGATGTATGATGATGAGGAATATATGTTTCATGTATTGAAAAATGGTGCATCGGGCTATATTTTAAAAAATGCTCCTGATGAAGAATTACTACATGCCATTCGTGAAGTGTATGATGGCGGCACGTACGTCCATCCATCGATGGCTACTTCGCTCGTGCGAGAGTTTGTGACAAAAGGGCCGAAAGAGGCAGATGAAGATGATCCGTTTAAGATTTTATCTAAACGCGAAATCGAGATCTTGCCACTTGTCGCAAAAGGGTACGGCAATAAGGAAATTGCAGAAATGCTTTATATTTCCGTCAAGACTGTAGAAGCGCATAAAGCGAAAATGATGGACAAGTTGCAATTGAAGAGTCGTCCTGAACTCGTCGAATATGCGTTACGCAAGAAGTTTTTAAGTTTCTAA
- a CDS encoding MogA/MoaB family molybdenum cofactor biosynthesis protein produces MEEAHLPQKARNQSIAVAVLTISDTRTKADDKSGKVICDKLVEAGHTVKAYEICPDEAERIVERLSVWSSDSSIQAMIFTGGTGIGARDITIEIVSPYFTKPLDGFGELFRFLSYTEDVGSKALLSRATAGGIGLQAVFLLPGSSKAVTLAMDKLIIPELPHIVHELGKHLEA; encoded by the coding sequence ATGGAAGAGGCTCATTTGCCGCAAAAAGCGCGTAATCAATCGATTGCAGTCGCAGTATTGACGATCAGTGATACGCGGACAAAAGCGGATGACAAGAGCGGTAAAGTGATTTGCGACAAGTTAGTGGAAGCTGGCCATACTGTAAAAGCGTATGAAATTTGCCCGGATGAAGCGGAGCGTATCGTAGAGCGGTTATCCGTTTGGTCGTCCGATTCATCAATTCAAGCCATGATCTTCACGGGCGGAACGGGCATTGGCGCACGGGATATTACGATAGAGATCGTGTCGCCTTATTTCACGAAGCCATTGGACGGGTTCGGCGAGTTGTTCCGATTTTTGAGTTATACCGAAGACGTAGGATCGAAAGCGTTACTCAGTCGTGCGACGGCTGGCGGAATCGGCTTGCAGGCGGTTTTTTTATTGCCGGGCTCTTCAAAGGCAGTGACGCTTGCAATGGATAAGTTGATTATTCCGGAGTTGCCGCATATCGTGCATGAACTGGGGAAGCATTTGGAGGCTTGA
- the mobB gene encoding molybdopterin-guanine dinucleotide biosynthesis protein B gives MKTLHVVGYKNSGKTTLVSHWITVLNQAGFEVAVLKHHGHGGAPELPPAHTDTVQFLDSGAVSTLVAGGNMIQLIQNKEHSFEQLKALVALGEPDVLLIEGYKKEAGEKVVLIRNEEEREELKSLPGIIRTVKTAELFEDITRLDDWLQQWVEARE, from the coding sequence GTGAAGACGCTACATGTTGTTGGCTACAAGAACAGCGGAAAGACGACGCTTGTTTCCCATTGGATTACCGTGCTCAATCAGGCTGGTTTCGAAGTTGCCGTACTAAAACATCATGGTCATGGAGGCGCACCGGAACTACCTCCAGCACATACGGACACGGTGCAGTTTCTTGATTCTGGAGCTGTCTCAACCCTTGTCGCTGGTGGCAATATGATACAATTGATACAGAACAAAGAACATTCATTTGAACAGCTAAAGGCATTGGTCGCGTTAGGTGAACCAGATGTTTTATTAATAGAAGGCTATAAAAAAGAGGCCGGTGAGAAAGTGGTGCTCATCCGTAATGAAGAGGAACGGGAAGAGTTGAAATCGTTGCCTGGAATCATTCGGACGGTGAAAACAGCCGAGTTGTTCGAAGATATCACACGACTCGACGACTGGTTGCAACAATGGGTGGAGGCGAGAGAATGA
- the moaD gene encoding molybdopterin converting factor subunit 1, whose translation MITVHYFARLRELTGKGEESLDRAPLTVEELLNWAEETYPGFGKETIHVAVNEEYALKEDVIQSGDVCAFIPPVSGG comes from the coding sequence ATGATTACAGTTCATTACTTTGCAAGATTACGTGAGTTGACAGGTAAAGGGGAAGAGTCTTTGGATCGTGCACCTTTGACGGTGGAAGAATTGCTTAACTGGGCAGAAGAAACGTATCCGGGATTTGGTAAAGAGACTATCCATGTCGCGGTGAATGAAGAATACGCATTGAAAGAAGATGTCATTCAATCAGGAGATGTCTGCGCGTTCATTCCACCAGTGAGTGGCGGATGA
- a CDS encoding molybdenum cofactor biosynthesis protein MoaE, which translates to MKRYEIIDTPIDVQKYSDLVLHPAAGAVTVFTGHVREWTHGVRTLYLAYEAYVPMAEKKLAEIGSEMEAKWPGVQVAMAHRIGELKISDIAVVIAVSSPHRKEAYEANEYAIERIKEVVPIWKKEIWEDGEEWIGAQKKYPEKGSESQ; encoded by the coding sequence ATGAAACGTTATGAAATCATAGACACGCCGATTGACGTGCAGAAATACAGCGATCTAGTGTTGCATCCTGCAGCGGGCGCCGTGACAGTGTTTACAGGACATGTGCGTGAATGGACGCATGGCGTTCGCACATTATACCTCGCGTACGAAGCCTATGTACCGATGGCGGAAAAGAAGCTGGCAGAAATCGGTTCGGAGATGGAAGCGAAGTGGCCGGGAGTTCAAGTCGCTATGGCGCATCGAATCGGTGAGCTGAAGATTTCCGATATTGCTGTAGTTATAGCTGTTTCGTCTCCGCATCGTAAGGAAGCCTATGAAGCGAATGAATACGCGATTGAACGCATCAAGGAAGTCGTGCCGATCTGGAAGAAGGAAATCTGGGAAGACGGTGAAGAATGGATCGGTGCACAGAAGAAATATCCGGAGAAAGGAAGCGAATCACAATGA
- the moaA gene encoding GTP 3',8-cyclase MoaA, whose translation MKKMNAIVDQLGRPIRDLRISVTDRCNFRCTYCMPKEIFGDDFLFLAKNELLSFEELERLARIFAKLGVKKLRLTGGEPLMRRNLPELIQKLHDIEGIEDIGLTTNAVLLGQYAQPLYDAGLRRLNISLDALDPELFGQINGRGISPDLVLKNIQKAQDIGFTIKVNMVVQKGVNESEILPMAKYFKERNITLRYIEFMDVGNDNGWSFEKVVTKKEIYDMLAAEFDMEPAEEDYYGEVAKRYRYTGTDAQVGFITSVSESFCSTCTRSRLSSEGKLYTCLFASDGFDLRELIRSGKTDEELFEEIANVWRGRKDRYSDERTEQTVKNRKKINMNYIGG comes from the coding sequence ATGAAGAAGATGAATGCCATTGTAGATCAACTCGGACGACCGATCCGTGATTTGCGTATTTCCGTGACGGACCGTTGTAACTTCCGTTGTACGTATTGCATGCCAAAGGAAATCTTCGGGGATGATTTTTTATTCCTTGCGAAGAATGAATTATTGTCATTTGAAGAATTGGAACGTTTGGCTCGGATTTTTGCGAAGCTAGGTGTGAAGAAGCTTCGATTGACGGGCGGTGAACCGCTAATGCGCCGGAATTTACCCGAGTTGATACAGAAGCTTCACGACATCGAAGGGATCGAAGACATCGGACTTACAACGAACGCAGTACTGCTCGGTCAATATGCGCAACCGCTTTATGATGCGGGATTGCGCCGGCTAAACATCAGTTTGGATGCACTTGACCCAGAACTGTTCGGGCAGATTAATGGCCGTGGCATTTCACCTGACCTCGTTCTTAAAAACATTCAAAAGGCGCAAGACATCGGCTTCACGATCAAAGTAAATATGGTTGTACAAAAAGGCGTTAATGAAAGTGAAATCCTCCCGATGGCTAAATATTTTAAAGAACGCAATATTACGTTGCGCTACATCGAGTTCATGGACGTCGGAAATGACAATGGCTGGAGCTTTGAAAAAGTGGTCACGAAGAAAGAAATTTACGATATGCTGGCTGCTGAATTCGATATGGAGCCTGCAGAAGAAGATTATTATGGCGAAGTGGCTAAACGCTACCGTTATACAGGAACGGATGCGCAAGTAGGATTTATCACTTCAGTTTCAGAGTCGTTTTGCTCCACTTGTACACGTTCTCGTCTATCGTCTGAAGGAAAGTTGTATACGTGTCTGTTCGCATCAGACGGCTTTGACCTACGGGAATTAATTCGCTCGGGTAAAACAGATGAGGAATTGTTTGAAGAGATCGCGAACGTCTGGAGAGGTCGTAAAGATCGCTACTCTGACGAACGTACGGAACAAACCGTGAAGAACCGCAAGAAGATCAATATGAACTATATCGGTGGCTAA
- the glp gene encoding gephyrin-like molybdotransferase Glp, with translation MVEIRKPIQVAEAVERVMNNVHKLGTETLPLEDTYGRVLAEPIIAKHDVPPFDRSPYDGFAIRAEDSAGASGTDRKAFDVIGEIGAGHVADRPLERGESFRIMTGALIPEQADAVVMLEQTVENETGFTLRKPFEAGENISRQGEDMKQGETLIEAGTIIHPGTIALLATFGYAEVCVAKRPIAGVLSTGTELLRVTDELELGKIRNSNGPMINAQLTRMGIDYKSYGMMEDDLAACTEIVKKALEETDLLITTGGVSVGDYDYLPKIYESLGAEVLFNKVAMRPGSVTTVAVLDDKLLFGLSGNPSACFTGFELFARPAIYSMMGCTAPYMPRIQAKLGDDFKKANPFTRFVRASWSMTNEGIIATPAGFNKSSAVSSIARGNCIIVLPSGTRGFEKGMSVDVLLLGTEQGAECWEL, from the coding sequence GTGGTAGAAATTCGAAAACCTATTCAAGTGGCGGAAGCTGTAGAACGAGTGATGAATAATGTACATAAGTTGGGGACAGAGACCTTGCCGTTAGAAGATACATATGGACGTGTGTTGGCCGAGCCCATCATAGCAAAACACGACGTACCACCTTTTGATCGCTCGCCGTATGATGGTTTTGCGATTCGTGCGGAAGATTCTGCAGGAGCTTCAGGTACTGACCGCAAAGCTTTTGACGTTATTGGAGAAATTGGTGCGGGACATGTGGCGGATCGTCCACTTGAGCGGGGTGAGTCGTTTCGTATCATGACAGGTGCGCTCATTCCGGAACAAGCGGACGCAGTCGTGATGCTCGAGCAAACGGTAGAGAATGAGACGGGTTTTACGTTGCGTAAGCCGTTTGAAGCGGGCGAGAACATTTCACGTCAAGGTGAAGATATGAAACAAGGTGAGACGCTGATCGAAGCAGGAACGATCATTCATCCAGGAACGATTGCGTTGCTTGCGACGTTTGGCTATGCCGAAGTATGCGTCGCGAAACGTCCAATTGCCGGAGTGCTTTCGACGGGTACGGAATTGCTGCGTGTTACGGATGAACTGGAACTTGGCAAGATCCGCAATTCGAACGGACCGATGATCAATGCGCAGTTGACGCGGATGGGGATTGATTATAAATCATATGGCATGATGGAAGATGATTTGGCTGCATGTACCGAAATCGTCAAGAAAGCACTGGAAGAAACGGACCTCCTCATTACGACGGGGGGCGTGTCAGTTGGTGATTATGACTACTTGCCAAAAATATATGAGAGTCTCGGGGCGGAAGTGTTGTTCAATAAGGTGGCAATGCGACCGGGAAGCGTGACGACAGTAGCAGTGCTTGACGATAAACTATTGTTTGGTCTGTCTGGCAATCCTTCCGCATGTTTCACAGGGTTTGAATTGTTTGCACGTCCTGCTATTTACTCGATGATGGGTTGCACGGCTCCTTATATGCCACGCATTCAAGCAAAACTCGGAGATGATTTCAAGAAAGCCAATCCATTCACTCGTTTCGTTCGTGCAAGCTGGTCGATGACGAATGAAGGAATCATTGCCACGCCCGCTGGTTTCAATAAATCTAGCGCCGTGTCTTCGATCGCACGTGGTAACTGCATCATCGTTTTACCAAGTGGGACTCGCGGCTTTGAAAAAGGCATGTCAGTGGATGTATTGCTACTAGGAACGGAGCAAGGCGCGGAGTGTTGGGAGCTGTGA
- the mobA gene encoding molybdenum cofactor guanylyltransferase — MKTVGILLAGGKSRRFGSPKAFATHEGHEFYHYSLDALRPFCDEIVVVARPEFVRCFPDTVHVTTDLETFAGMGPLAGILSAMDKIAADRYVVLPCDMPFIVAGVMGKLLELHVGDISAVTVDGKRHPLVSIWNANVKPSIRQALLDGNRRVMHVQSQHEGQWIEGALLTNTPEIAFKNVNTPCELERG; from the coding sequence ATGAAAACGGTAGGAATTCTACTGGCAGGCGGCAAGTCTAGACGTTTCGGTTCACCGAAAGCATTCGCGACGCATGAAGGCCACGAGTTCTATCATTATTCGCTGGATGCGTTACGTCCGTTTTGCGATGAAATCGTAGTGGTAGCGCGACCAGAATTTGTGAGGTGTTTTCCGGATACGGTTCACGTGACGACGGATCTCGAAACATTTGCAGGGATGGGACCGCTAGCGGGTATTTTATCCGCCATGGATAAGATCGCTGCAGACCGATACGTCGTGCTGCCATGTGACATGCCGTTTATCGTGGCCGGTGTGATGGGAAAGTTGCTCGAATTACACGTAGGGGATATTTCTGCAGTCACAGTCGATGGGAAACGGCATCCGCTCGTTTCAATTTGGAACGCGAATGTTAAACCGTCGATCAGACAAGCGTTACTAGACGGTAACCGTCGCGTGATGCATGTCCAGTCGCAACATGAAGGTCAGTGGATTGAAGGAGCCTTATTGACGAATACTCCAGAAATTGCTTTTAAAAATGTCAACACGCCATGTGAACTGGAAAGGGGATGA
- a CDS encoding hemerythrin domain-containing protein: MMVNTGLTHTLPALRVLENEHRFLTTLMEEWHAIVLDFENDRFTRDEGLEVLKRLRVLVVEFIDPLKNHTEKEEEFLFPMLAKYVGSDQGPVQAVQEEHDEIDAFIGHFLHHTRGDLSKFTLAMMQDVVKDAGEAFEVIMIHFVKEENVIFPMVLSVLLAKEQDELFDQLYTSILPE; the protein is encoded by the coding sequence ATGATGGTCAATACAGGACTTACGCATACGCTACCTGCACTCCGCGTGCTTGAAAATGAACATCGCTTCCTAACGACTTTGATGGAGGAGTGGCATGCGATTGTACTGGACTTCGAGAATGATAGATTCACGCGTGACGAAGGTCTAGAAGTGCTTAAACGATTGCGTGTGTTAGTCGTTGAATTCATTGATCCGCTGAAGAATCATACGGAAAAGGAAGAGGAATTCCTATTTCCGATGCTTGCGAAATATGTAGGCAGTGATCAAGGTCCGGTTCAAGCGGTGCAAGAAGAACATGACGAAATCGATGCGTTTATCGGACATTTTCTTCATCATACAAGAGGCGATCTATCGAAATTTACACTCGCTATGATGCAAGATGTCGTAAAAGATGCAGGCGAAGCGTTTGAAGTCATCATGATTCATTTTGTAAAAGAAGAAAACGTCATTTTCCCGATGGTATTATCGGTGTTACTTGCAAAAGAGCAAGATGAATTATTCGATCAATTATATACATCGATTCTACCGGAATAA
- a CDS encoding ThiF family adenylyltransferase: MENRYSRQTLFQPIGLSGQRQLADAHAVIIGCGALGSSISETLVRAGIGKVTLADRDYVEASNLQRQQLFVEADAKNSVPKVVAAKRRLHAIREDVDITTVLDHIDGPLLEEIAVGADILLDATDNFETRLLINDVAWKLNIPWVYGAVVSSSGSVFPFIPSKTPCFRCLLPVMPAVNETCDTVGVIAPAVQISAAHQSAEAMKWLTGNESAMRTKLLHFDVWNNTSVEAGISRMKNPQCETCGDHPTYPALHQAAGTQYAVLCGRDTVQIIPDAGRQLTVADGVKVAKQLGSTFRETPFFVEFQAEGYRCILFGNGRLLIHGLKDMREGRKIYHSLFG; encoded by the coding sequence GTGGAGAATCGATATTCGAGACAAACGTTATTTCAACCAATTGGCTTGTCGGGACAGAGACAATTAGCTGACGCACATGCAGTCATCATAGGCTGCGGCGCACTTGGCTCTTCCATTTCGGAGACGCTTGTACGTGCAGGAATTGGAAAAGTCACACTTGCAGATCGTGATTATGTCGAAGCGTCGAATTTGCAGAGACAGCAATTATTTGTTGAAGCCGATGCGAAAAACAGTGTGCCAAAAGTGGTCGCGGCAAAGCGACGTTTGCATGCTATTCGTGAAGATGTGGATATTACGACTGTGCTCGATCATATCGATGGACCGTTGCTCGAAGAAATTGCAGTAGGCGCAGATATTTTACTCGATGCAACCGATAATTTCGAGACGCGTTTGTTGATCAATGACGTCGCATGGAAACTGAATATCCCTTGGGTCTACGGCGCAGTCGTCAGCAGTTCAGGCAGCGTCTTTCCTTTTATTCCAAGCAAGACACCGTGTTTCCGTTGTTTACTGCCGGTCATGCCAGCGGTCAATGAAACGTGTGATACAGTAGGGGTAATTGCGCCCGCTGTACAGATTTCGGCTGCACATCAAAGTGCGGAAGCGATGAAATGGCTGACGGGGAATGAGTCGGCTATGCGCACGAAACTTCTGCATTTTGATGTGTGGAATAATACATCAGTTGAAGCGGGAATTAGTCGGATGAAGAACCCGCAATGCGAGACATGCGGCGATCATCCAACGTATCCGGCACTGCATCAAGCGGCCGGTACACAGTATGCTGTGCTATGCGGACGCGATACGGTACAAATCATACCGGACGCGGGACGTCAGCTGACGGTGGCAGACGGTGTGAAAGTCGCGAAGCAGTTAGGGTCCACATTCCGAGAGACACCATTCTTCGTGGAGTTTCAGGCGGAAGGATACCGCTGTATTTTATTCGGCAATGGCAGACTGTTGATTCACGGTTTGAAAGATATGCGAGAAGGACGAAAAATCTATCATTCATTATTCGGCTAG
- a CDS encoding MFS transporter, translating to MTQKIQLPLQTANLVVGFMVWVLISSLLPFISEDINIPPERVAIITAIPVVLGSILRIPLGYYANVYGARMMFFISFIVLLFPVYYISETSTVTGLLIGGTLLGIGGAIFSVGVTSLPKYYPKEKHGLVNGIYGMGNIGTAITTFSAPVLAMKFGWSMTVKMYLILLLVFIALNFFFGDRKEVRVKAPIVEQIKGVYKNEKLWFFSLFYFITFGSFVAFTVFLPSFLVNYFELDKVDAGLRTAGFIVVATLLRPVGGWLGDKFQPLFLLMGCFAGLTISSIVLAFSPGIGLYTVGSIMIAAAAGLGNGVIFKLVPMYFSKQAGTVNGIVSMMGGLGGFFPPLLLATIFSMTGSYSIGFMAFSQVSLASLVLAFWLYYMDRTSLSKEVFDSTGQGILVTNSKGLIVSVNPAFTKLTGYSEEEVLGQSPNILSSGRHDREYYDDMWRTIDQQGEWQGEIWNKKKNGEEYLEFLSISSVKDGTGDVVRYVGSFSDISPEASVGNRS from the coding sequence ATGACACAAAAGATTCAGTTGCCCTTGCAAACGGCAAATCTAGTTGTCGGCTTCATGGTGTGGGTTCTCATATCTTCCTTGCTACCATTTATCAGCGAAGATATTAATATTCCACCAGAGCGTGTGGCCATCATCACAGCAATCCCTGTAGTACTCGGTTCCATATTGCGGATTCCGCTCGGCTACTACGCCAACGTCTATGGCGCGCGTATGATGTTTTTCATCAGTTTCATCGTCTTACTATTTCCTGTCTACTACATAAGTGAAACATCAACAGTGACAGGGCTTTTGATCGGCGGAACGTTACTTGGGATAGGCGGAGCGATTTTCTCCGTTGGTGTTACGTCGCTACCGAAGTACTATCCTAAGGAAAAGCACGGACTCGTCAATGGTATTTACGGGATGGGAAACATCGGGACAGCGATCACGACGTTTTCAGCACCGGTCCTCGCGATGAAGTTCGGCTGGTCCATGACCGTCAAAATGTATTTGATTTTATTACTTGTGTTCATCGCGTTGAATTTCTTCTTCGGTGACCGTAAGGAAGTACGAGTGAAAGCACCGATTGTCGAACAGATTAAAGGTGTCTATAAGAACGAGAAATTATGGTTCTTCTCGTTGTTCTATTTCATCACATTCGGTTCATTCGTTGCATTTACGGTGTTCTTGCCAAGTTTCCTCGTTAATTACTTCGAGTTAGATAAGGTAGACGCGGGACTTCGAACAGCCGGTTTCATCGTCGTTGCGACGTTGTTACGCCCTGTCGGTGGTTGGTTAGGTGATAAATTCCAACCGTTATTCTTATTGATGGGGTGTTTCGCTGGTTTGACGATCTCATCCATCGTACTAGCATTTTCACCAGGTATTGGACTGTACACAGTCGGTAGTATTATGATTGCGGCGGCTGCAGGTCTCGGGAATGGTGTCATCTTTAAACTAGTACCGATGTATTTCAGTAAGCAAGCAGGTACTGTGAACGGGATTGTATCAATGATGGGTGGTCTTGGTGGATTTTTCCCTCCATTACTACTCGCAACGATTTTCTCGATGACAGGTTCGTATTCAATTGGCTTCATGGCATTTTCACAAGTGTCGTTAGCCAGTCTCGTATTAGCTTTCTGGCTTTACTACATGGATCGCACAAGCTTGTCTAAAGAAGTATTTGATTCAACAGGACAAGGCATTCTCGTGACCAATTCCAAGGGGCTCATTGTTTCGGTCAATCCGGCATTTACGAAACTAACAGGGTATAGTGAAGAGGAAGTGCTAGGTCAAAGTCCGAATATCTTAAGCTCGGGCAGACACGATCGGGAATACTACGACGACATGTGGCGCACAATTGATCAACAGGGTGAATGGCAAGGCGAGATTTGGAATAAGAAAAAGAACGGTGAAGAGTACTTAGAGTTCCTATCTATCAGTTCTGTAAAAGATGGAACAGGCGACGTCGTTCGCTACGTTGGTTCGTTCAGCGATATTAGTCCAGAAGCAAGCGTAGGCAATCGGTCATAA
- a CDS encoding 2-hydroxyacid dehydrogenase: MKPVVYICREMPEDVVAPVREQYDVRMWESTSEPVPRDVLLKEVAEADALWVVISDQIDKEVFDAAPKLKLIVNMAVGYNHIDVQEAQARDILVTNTPDVLTETTADLAFALLMVTGRDLIGAENTLREGRWTSWEPLGFTGMDIHGATLGIVGMGRIGEAVMRRAKGFDMDVLYHNRTRKSEVEDMYGCRYAELPDLLATSDYVLILVPYSEETKGMIGEQELSLMKETGILINVARGGIVDETALFDALRTKKIHAAGLDVFETEPVPLDHPLLTLPNLTVLPHIGSATVKTRKAMMKLNVDALLAFALGEEPNHQVRG, from the coding sequence ATGAAACCAGTAGTATATATTTGCCGCGAGATGCCGGAAGACGTAGTTGCGCCTGTTCGTGAACAGTATGACGTGCGGATGTGGGAGTCAACGAGTGAACCAGTCCCGCGGGATGTGTTATTGAAAGAAGTGGCAGAAGCAGACGCGCTGTGGGTCGTCATTTCCGATCAAATCGATAAAGAAGTATTTGACGCGGCACCGAAATTAAAACTGATCGTCAATATGGCGGTTGGATATAATCATATCGACGTACAAGAGGCGCAGGCACGCGATATTCTCGTGACGAATACGCCGGACGTACTGACTGAAACGACTGCAGATTTGGCTTTCGCATTACTCATGGTGACGGGTCGCGATTTAATTGGTGCAGAAAACACGTTGCGTGAAGGACGATGGACATCATGGGAGCCTCTCGGTTTCACAGGTATGGATATTCACGGTGCCACTCTCGGTATCGTCGGTATGGGACGGATCGGTGAAGCAGTGATGCGACGCGCGAAAGGGTTCGATATGGACGTGCTCTATCATAATCGTACCCGTAAGTCTGAAGTCGAGGATATGTATGGCTGTCGCTATGCCGAGCTTCCGGATTTGTTGGCGACATCTGATTACGTGTTAATTTTGGTGCCGTATAGTGAAGAGACGAAGGGTATGATTGGTGAACAAGAGCTGTCTCTGATGAAGGAGACGGGGATTTTGATTAATGTGGCGCGCGGCGGGATTGTGGATGAGACTGCGTTGTTTGATGCGCTACGTACGAAGAAGATTCATGCGGCAGGGCTAGATGTCTTTGAGACGGAGCCTGTTCCGCTCGATCATCCGTTGCTGACGTTGCCTAATTTGACGGTGTTGCCGCATATCGGCAGTGCGACGGTCAAGACGCGTAAGGCGATGATGAAGCTGAACGTAGATGCGTTGCTTGCGTTTGCGCTAGGAGAAGAGCCTAATCATCAGGTTCGTGGTTAG
- the moaC gene encoding cyclic pyranopterin monophosphate synthase MoaC — MSELTHFNEQGRAKMVDVSDKETTLRTAIATSSIMVNASIYEQITHGTNKKGDVFAVAQVAAIMAAKNTSNIIPMCHPLPLTGVDVRFDWDIDKESSHYNVLIQAEVKTKGVTGVEMEALTAASAAALTIYDMCKAIGKDMVIGPTMLHHKSGGKNGDYQRTE; from the coding sequence ATGTCCGAACTTACTCACTTCAACGAACAAGGTCGCGCCAAAATGGTCGACGTGTCCGACAAAGAAACTACATTACGTACGGCAATCGCTACATCATCAATTATGGTTAACGCATCGATTTACGAGCAAATCACCCATGGTACGAATAAAAAAGGAGACGTCTTCGCAGTTGCGCAAGTCGCCGCCATCATGGCCGCAAAAAACACGTCCAACATCATCCCCATGTGCCATCCCCTTCCCTTAACGGGTGTGGATGTGCGATTCGATTGGGATATCGATAAAGAATCTTCCCACTATAATGTGCTTATTCAAGCCGAAGTCAAAACAAAAGGCGTCACTGGCGTCGAAATGGAAGCTTTGACTGCCGCTTCCGCCGCTGCATTGACCATTTATGATATGTGTAAAGCCATTGGCAAGGATATGGTCATCGGACCGACGATGCTGCACCATAAATCTGGTGGGAAAAATGGCGATTACCAACGCACGGAGTAA